A window of Dromiciops gliroides isolate mDroGli1 chromosome X, mDroGli1.pri, whole genome shotgun sequence contains these coding sequences:
- the SLC25A14 gene encoding brain mitochondrial carrier protein 1, which translates to MSGLNWKPFVYGGLASIVAEFGTFPVDLTKTRLQVQGQTIDARFKEIKYKGMFHALFRIYKEEGILALYSGIAPALLRQASYGTIKIGIYQSLKRLFVDRLEDETLLINMICGVVSGVISSTIANPTDVLKIRMQAQGSLFQGGMIGSFIDIYQQEGTRGLWRGVVPTAQRAAIVVGVELPVYDITKKHLILSGLLGDTIFTHFVSSFSCGLAGALASNPVDVVRTRMMNQRAIVGNVEMYKGTLDGLLKTWKSEGFFALYKGFWPNWLRLGPWNIIFFITYEQLKRLTF; encoded by the exons ATGTCTGGGCTGAATTGGAAACCCTTTGTCTATGGCGGCCTTGCTTCTATTGTCGCAGAGTTTG GAACCTTTCCGGTGGATCTCACCAAAACACGCCTTCAGGTTCAAGGCCAAACCATCGATGCTCGCtttaaagagataaaatataaaggaatgtTCCATGCCTTATTCCGGATCTATAAAGAAGAAGGTATTCTGGCCCTGTATTCTGG AATCGCTCCTGCTTTACTAAGACAGGCATCCTATGGCACCATCAAGATCGGCATCTATCAGAGCTTGAAGCGTCTGTTTGTAGATCGTTTAGAAG atgaAACCCTTCTAATTAATATGATCTGTGGGGTGGTGTCTGGGGTGATATCGTCCACTATAGCCAACCCCACTGATGTGTTGAAG ATTCGAATGCAGGCCCAAGGAAGCTTGTTCCAAGGGGGCATGATTGGCAGCTTCATCGATATATACCAGCAAGAAGGCACAAGGGGTCTGTGGAGG GGTGTGGTCCCGACCGCTCAGCGTGCTGCCATCGTTGTGGGAGTGGAGCTGCCGGTCTATGACATTACCAAAAAGCACTTAATATTGTCAGGGCTGCTGGGAGACACAATCTTTACCCACTTTGT TTCTAGCTTTTCCTGTGGCTTGGCTGGAGCTCTTGCTTCTAACCCAGTTGATGTGGTACGAACCCGCATGATGAACCAGCGGGCCATCGTGGGAAACGTGGAAATGTACAAGGGTACTCTGGATGGCCTACTGAAG actTGGAAGAGTGAGGGCTTCTTTGCCCTGTATAAGGGATTTTGGCCAAACTGGCTCCGCCTGGGCCCCTGGAACATTATT TTTTTTATTACCTATGAGCAGCTTAAGAGGCTTACCTTCTAA